The Pseudofrankia inefficax genome window below encodes:
- a CDS encoding GGDEF domain-containing protein, whose protein sequence is MAGGAVPGRRRSAGSPWGPWLYWRAAVGATLLVGLATALAVLLEPEPAKIAMTILNFVAEVAAAVACFGSTRRAAAGDRRWRVLIGTFAAALAGATLATVVSLLKGDSATSLAPPESLTLVAFYGLALAGLLCLPTRPIDGRATRERVGPSRWHAIIVLDSALIVGSVFLLEWGTSLEAVVRARAPALGLLLLALVQQVTALILVATVLMIATFRRPRSPTTLTLLGSGLLAFALMGSIFVYRTAHGSYDISAWALFPCVVSMLLITLAALAPSIPAGPDDRTVPGSRAMWMHAALPYAALTVIGLLILIKLAAGGPLDRVQAYGAVSLLVLALVRQMITMAENTQLLAEIREREGQLRYQAFHDPLTGLANRALFSRRLRQAMAAVPGPGRDSAAVDRQVAVLFVDLDHFKRVNDAFGHAAGDELLKISAARLRAGTRTTDTVARLGGDEFAVILDSAGPDRPVRVAERLTAALQAPCELAGQTYVPHASLGVVALDPTARQTSPDALLHQADLAMYAAKREHAGSLVVYQPGL, encoded by the coding sequence ATGGCCGGGGGCGCTGTGCCAGGCCGTCGACGCTCGGCCGGTTCGCCCTGGGGGCCGTGGTTGTACTGGCGAGCCGCGGTGGGTGCCACCCTGCTCGTCGGGCTCGCGACCGCGCTCGCGGTTCTGCTGGAGCCGGAGCCCGCCAAGATTGCCATGACGATCCTCAACTTCGTCGCGGAGGTCGCTGCCGCGGTGGCCTGTTTTGGGAGCACCCGGCGCGCCGCCGCCGGGGACCGGCGCTGGCGGGTCCTCATCGGCACGTTCGCGGCCGCGCTCGCGGGGGCCACCCTCGCCACCGTGGTGAGCCTCCTGAAGGGCGACTCGGCCACGTCCCTCGCACCGCCGGAGTCCCTGACACTGGTCGCGTTCTACGGGTTGGCTCTGGCCGGGTTGCTGTGCCTGCCCACCCGCCCCATCGATGGCCGGGCCACGCGCGAGCGGGTGGGCCCGAGCCGTTGGCACGCGATCATCGTGCTGGACAGCGCATTGATCGTCGGTTCGGTGTTCCTGCTGGAATGGGGAACGTCATTGGAGGCAGTCGTCCGGGCGCGCGCACCCGCCCTCGGGCTGCTCCTCCTCGCGCTCGTACAGCAGGTGACGGCGCTGATTCTGGTAGCGACCGTGCTCATGATCGCAACATTCCGCCGGCCGCGGTCCCCCACGACGCTCACGCTGCTAGGGAGCGGCCTGCTGGCCTTCGCCCTCATGGGCAGCATCTTCGTCTACCGCACGGCCCATGGCAGCTACGACATTTCCGCGTGGGCTCTGTTCCCGTGCGTCGTTTCCATGCTGCTGATCACTCTCGCCGCACTTGCGCCTTCGATCCCAGCGGGCCCGGACGATCGAACCGTGCCCGGTTCGCGGGCGATGTGGATGCATGCAGCGCTTCCGTACGCCGCGCTTACCGTCATCGGCCTGCTTATCCTCATCAAGCTGGCGGCGGGGGGACCGCTTGACCGTGTCCAGGCGTATGGCGCGGTGTCACTCCTGGTCCTGGCACTCGTCAGGCAGATGATCACTATGGCCGAGAACACCCAACTGCTCGCTGAGATACGGGAACGTGAGGGCCAGCTGCGTTATCAGGCGTTTCATGACCCCCTGACCGGCCTGGCGAACCGGGCGCTGTTCAGCCGGCGCCTGCGGCAGGCAATGGCAGCCGTCCCCGGCCCAGGCCGCGACAGCGCGGCCGTCGACCGACAGGTCGCCGTTCTGTTCGTGGACCTGGACCACTTCAAGCGGGTCAACGACGCGTTCGGGCACGCCGCCGGCGACGAACTCCTCAAGATCAGCGCGGCCCGGCTGCGCGCCGGAACCCGCACGACCGACACCGTCGCCCGCCTGGGCGGTGACGAGTTCGCGGTCATCCTCGACAGCGCCGGCCCAGACAGGCCAGTCCGCGTCGCTGAACGGCTCACCGCCGCGTTACAGGCACCCTGCGAACTAGCCGGCCAGACCTATGTCCCGCACGCCAGTCTTGGCGTTGTCGCCCTGGACCCGACCGCGCGACAAACCAGCCCGGATGCCCTGCTTCACCAGGCCGACCTGGCGATGTACGCGGCGAAGCGCGAACACGCGGGCAGTCTGGTCGTCTACCAGCCGGGCCTGTGA